The sequence CATCGAACCCTGGTCCATATTGCCGTCGCACGAGCCGACATAGCGGACGATCGAGCGCAGCTTGGCGAGATAGGCGCCCGCTTCCTGCGGCGAGCGCATGTCCGGCCGCGAGACGATCTCCATCAGCGCCACGCCCGCGCGGTTGAGATCGACGTAAGAGCGCGTCGGATGCTGATCATGCATCAGCTTGCCAGCGTCCTGCTCGACATGGATACGCTCGATGCCGATCGTCTTGGTGACGGCGTTCGGGTCTTTCTCGTCGAGGCTGACCTCGATCGCGCCCTCGCCCACCAGCGGATGGTAGAGCTGGCTGATCTGATAGCCCTGCGGCAGATCGGCGTAGAAGTAATTCTTGCGATCGAAGCGCGACCATTTGTTGATCACCGCACCCAGCGCCATGCCGGTGCGCACCGCCTGGCGGATGCACTCGCCGTTCACCGTCGGCAGCATGCCGGGCATCGCCGCGTCGATCAGGCTGACCTGGCTATTCGGTTCGGCGCCGAACGCAGTCGCGGCGCCCGACATCAGCTTGGCGTTGGACGTGACCTGGGCATGGACCTCCAGGCCGATCACGACCTCCCATTCGCCGGTTTCGCCGTGGATGCGGTAAGAAGATTCAGTCATTTCAACTTTCCTAGCGCTCCTGCGGAAGCAGGAGCCCAGCGCCAAGCAATCCTAGGCTCCTGCTTTCGCAGGAGCGCTAATACCATCACCACCACGCATCCGGCCGCGCGACGAACCCCGCGCGCTGCTCGATCGCGAGGCCCGCGTTCAGCACACCCTGCTCATCGAGCGGCTTGCCGATGATCTGAAGGCCCAGCGGCAGCCCGTCCTTGTCGAGCCCGCCCGGCACGCTCATCGCCGGCAGGCCCGCCAGCGACGAGGGCACCGTGAACACGTCGTTCAAATACATCGCCAGCGGATCGGCGGACTTGTCGCCCAGCGCGAACGCCGCGCTCGGCGCGGTCGGGGTCAGCAGATAGTCGCAGACCGCCCATGCATTCTCGAAATCGCGCGCGATCAGCGTGCGGACCTTCGATGCCTGGGTGAAATAGGCGTCGTAGAAGCCTGCCGACAGCACATAGGTGCCGATCAGGATGCGGCGCTTCACTTCCTCGCCAAAGCCCGCCGCGCGGGTCGCCGCGTACATTTCCTGCAGGTTCGCGCCCTCGGCCAGTTCGCGCAGGCCATAGCGGACGCCGTCATAGCGAGCGAGGTTCGACGAAGCCTCGGCCGGCGCGATGATGTAATAGGCCGGCAGCGCATATTTGGTGTGCGGCAGCGAGACTTCGACGATCTCGGCGCCAGCGTCCTTGAGCCACTCGATCCCGGTTTCCCATAGCTGGACGATCTCGGGCGGCGAACCGTCGATCAGATATTCCGCCGGAATGCCGATCTTCTTGCCGCGCAGATCGCTGTTCAGCCCTTCTTCCCATTTGGGCACCGGCAGGTTCAGCGAGGTCGAATCCTTGGCGTCGAAGCCCGACATCGCCTCCAGCAGGATCGCGCAATCCTTGACGTCGCGCGCCATCGGCCCGGCCTGATCGAGCGAAGAGGCGAAGGCGATCGTGCCCCAGCGCGAGCAGCGGCCGTAAGTCGGCTTGATGCCGCTGATGCCGACGAACGCCGCGGGCTGGCGGATCGATCCGCCGGTATCGGTGCCGGTCGCACCCGGGCACAGCCGCGCCGCGACCGCCGCCGAGCTGCCGCCCGAAGAGCCGCCCGGCGCGAGTGGGGCCTTGTCCCCGCCGCCGCGCCGCCAAGGCGAGATGACGTTGCCGAAATACGACGTCTCGTTGGACGAGCCCATCGCGAACTGATCCATGTTGAGCTTACCGAGCATGCCCGCGCCCGCATCCCACAGATTCTGCGAGACGGTCGATTCATAGACCGGCTTGAAGCCTTCGAGGATGTGGCTGGCTGCGGTGGTCTGCACGCCCTTGGTGCAGAACAGATCCTTCATGCCGATCGGCACGCCGGCGAGCGGCTTGAGCGCCTCACCCTTCGCCACAGCTTCGTCCGCAGCGCGCGCCGCCGCCATCGCATGGTCAGGCGTCTCGACGATGAACGCGTTCAGCGCCTTGGCCTTGCTCACCTTGACGATGAACTGGTCCGCCACTTCGCGCGCCGAGAATTTGCTCGTGCGGATGCCGTCGCGCAACGCGGCTACGCCGAGTTCGGTAAGATCGGTCATTCGACCAC is a genomic window of Sphingomonas sp. containing:
- the gatA gene encoding Asp-tRNA(Asn)/Glu-tRNA(Gln) amidotransferase subunit GatA; its protein translation is MTDLTELGVAALRDGIRTSKFSAREVADQFIVKVSKAKALNAFIVETPDHAMAAARAADEAVAKGEALKPLAGVPIGMKDLFCTKGVQTTAASHILEGFKPVYESTVSQNLWDAGAGMLGKLNMDQFAMGSSNETSYFGNVISPWRRGGGDKAPLAPGGSSGGSSAAVAARLCPGATGTDTGGSIRQPAAFVGISGIKPTYGRCSRWGTIAFASSLDQAGPMARDVKDCAILLEAMSGFDAKDSTSLNLPVPKWEEGLNSDLRGKKIGIPAEYLIDGSPPEIVQLWETGIEWLKDAGAEIVEVSLPHTKYALPAYYIIAPAEASSNLARYDGVRYGLRELAEGANLQEMYAATRAAGFGEEVKRRILIGTYVLSAGFYDAYFTQASKVRTLIARDFENAWAVCDYLLTPTAPSAAFALGDKSADPLAMYLNDVFTVPSSLAGLPAMSVPGGLDKDGLPLGLQIIGKPLDEQGVLNAGLAIEQRAGFVARPDAWW